A stretch of Bacteroidota bacterium DNA encodes these proteins:
- a CDS encoding saccharopine dehydrogenase NADP-binding domain-containing protein, producing MKSVIVLGAGMVGSAMVLDLASHFEVTVADVNADALKRLAKRNKKVKTVEADLRDKSLLKKLIKPFDYVLSAVPGGMGFATLKTILECKKNVVDISFFPENSLDLQEYAKAQGVTAIVDCGVAPGMDNIILGFHDSIMNVSDFECLVGGLPKARTWPWAYKAPFSPADVIEEYVRPARYVENGHIITRPALTDPEIVNFEGIGSLESFNSDGLRSIMFTMSHIPNMKEKTLRYPGHIEYVRVLRESGFFSETPIEVAGQQVRPLDLTSKLLFKEWKLGETEPEFTVMRVTVSGESEGYDRTIVYDLYDEYDPKTQTSSMARTTGYTATAAIHLIDSGLFTEKGLFPPELLGRHEGCFAFFLTYLAERGIHYNRKEYTQRNTQ from the coding sequence ATGAAGTCAGTAATCGTCCTTGGCGCCGGCATGGTCGGCAGTGCAATGGTCCTCGATCTTGCCAGCCATTTTGAAGTCACCGTCGCCGACGTGAATGCCGATGCGCTCAAACGCCTCGCCAAACGCAACAAAAAGGTCAAAACCGTCGAGGCTGACCTGCGCGACAAGTCGCTCCTCAAAAAATTGATCAAGCCGTTTGACTACGTCTTGTCCGCTGTCCCCGGAGGGATGGGATTCGCAACGCTCAAAACCATCCTCGAATGCAAGAAAAATGTCGTGGACATTTCCTTTTTCCCGGAAAATAGCCTTGACCTCCAGGAATATGCAAAGGCGCAAGGCGTTACGGCCATCGTCGATTGCGGCGTGGCACCCGGCATGGACAACATCATTCTCGGATTTCACGATTCGATCATGAATGTGTCTGACTTTGAATGTCTTGTCGGTGGCTTGCCCAAGGCGCGCACTTGGCCATGGGCCTACAAGGCGCCATTTTCGCCTGCGGATGTGATCGAGGAATACGTCCGCCCAGCACGCTACGTGGAAAATGGCCACATCATCACCCGTCCAGCGCTCACCGATCCCGAAATCGTCAATTTTGAAGGAATTGGTTCACTCGAGTCTTTCAATTCCGATGGACTGCGCTCGATCATGTTCACGATGAGCCACATCCCCAACATGAAGGAAAAGACCCTGCGCTATCCGGGACACATTGAATATGTGCGTGTGCTCCGCGAATCAGGTTTCTTCAGCGAAACCCCGATTGAAGTGGCGGGCCAACAAGTACGGCCGCTCGATCTTACGAGCAAGCTTTTGTTCAAGGAGTGGAAACTGGGCGAGACCGAACCTGAATTTACCGTGATGCGGGTGACGGTTTCCGGCGAATCGGAGGGTTACGACCGCACGATCGTCTATGACCTTTACGACGAATACGATCCGAAGACGCAGACGAGTTCGATGGCGCGTACAACGGGTTACACCGCCACGGCCGCCATTCACTTGATTGACAGCGGTCTGTTTACAGAAAAGGGCTTGTTCCCGCCGGAATTGCTCGGCCGTCACGAAGGCTGCTTCGCATTTTTCCTGACCTACCTTGCCGAGCGGGGCATCCACTACAACCGCAAGGAATATACACAGCGGAATACGCAATAA